The stretch of DNA AGGGTGTGGAAGCCCAAAGCGTCGCGAACTGTTACACGGCCATCGAGCAGGGGTTGGAAGTGCTGCCGGTGCTGAACAAGATCGATCTCCCCTCGGCCGATCCGGTGCGCGTCAAGAGCGAGATCGAGGAGATCATCGGCATTCCGGCGGAAGACGCGGTGGAGATCAGCGCGAAGACCGGCTTCGGTGTCGATGCCTTGCTCGAAGAACTGGTGAAGAAGATCCCGGCGCCCAAAGGTGACGCCGATGGACCGCTGCAGGCGCTGATCATCGATTCCTGGTTCGACAACTACCTCGGGGTGGTATCCCTGGTCCGGGTGGTGAACGGCTCGATTTCGCGCAAGCAGAAGATCACCATCATGTCCACCGGCAAGAGCCATCTGGTCGAGAAACTGGGCGTGTTTACGCCCAAGCCGCTGGACAAAACCGTGCTGAACACCGGCGAGGTGGGCTTCGTGGTGGCCGGCATCAAGGACATCTTCGGTGCGCCGGTGGGCGACACCATCACCACCACCGACCGCCCGACCACGGAAGCCTTGCCGGGATTCCAGAAGGTCCAGCCGCGGGTATTCGCAGGGCTTTATCCGGTGGACTCGGAGGACTACGAGAATCTCCGGGAAGCGCTCAACAAGCTGCATCTGAACGACGCCGCCCTGCACTTCGAGCCGGAAGTCTCGCAGGCCTTGGGATTTGGTTTCCGCTGCGGCTTCCTCGGCATGCTGCACATGGAGATCATCCAGGAGCGGCTGGAGCGCGAGTACGACCTGGATCTCATCACCACCGCGCCGACCGTGGTCTATGAGGTCGCCAGGTCCGACGGCACGGTGATACCGGTCGACAACCCCGCCGACCTTCCGTCGCCGAACGAGATCGAGGAAATCCGCGAACCGATCATCGAGGCCAACATTCTGGTGCCGCAGGATTATCTGGGTGCGGTCATCAGCCTGTGCATCGAAAAGCGCGGCGTGCAGAAGAAGCTGCAATACATGGGCGGGCAGGTGGCCTTGAGCTT from Methylococcus geothermalis encodes:
- the lepA gene encoding translation elongation factor 4, coding for MTDLTHIRNFSIIAHIDHGKSTLADRFIQMCGGLSDREMAEQVLDSMDIERERGITIKAQSVTLDYKAKDGGTYQLNFIDTPGHVDFSYEVSRSLAACEGALLVVDAAQGVEAQSVANCYTAIEQGLEVLPVLNKIDLPSADPVRVKSEIEEIIGIPAEDAVEISAKTGFGVDALLEELVKKIPAPKGDADGPLQALIIDSWFDNYLGVVSLVRVVNGSISRKQKITIMSTGKSHLVEKLGVFTPKPLDKTVLNTGEVGFVVAGIKDIFGAPVGDTITTTDRPTTEALPGFQKVQPRVFAGLYPVDSEDYENLREALNKLHLNDAALHFEPEVSQALGFGFRCGFLGMLHMEIIQERLEREYDLDLITTAPTVVYEVARSDGTVIPVDNPADLPSPNEIEEIREPIIEANILVPQDYLGAVISLCIEKRGVQKKLQYMGGQVALSFELPLSEVVLDFFDRLKSCSRGFASFDYEFLRFQAAPLVKLDILINGEKVDALSLIVHRDISMNRGRDLVERMKDLIPRQMFEVAIQAAIGSKIIARSTVKAMRKNVLAKCYGGDITRKRKLLEKQKAGKKRMKQVGKIDIPQEAFLAVLRVNKDS